The following are encoded together in the Longimicrobiaceae bacterium genome:
- a CDS encoding nucleotidyltransferase family protein, with product MLLAAGLGTRLRPLTDHTPKALVPVGGVPILERVARRLIAAGADRLVVNTHHLGEQIEAYVREHGGFGVDAVVSHEPGEPLETGGGLLNAAHLLRRDAPFFMHNADILTDLPLREMYETHLASGALATLAVMERPTSRHLLFDDAGLLGRTDEKKGLDLRVRAAVGEVRKLAFGGVHVISPAILDRITERGVFTILDPYLRLAGEGAVIAPFRVDGATWLDIGRPEQLAEAQRVAAGGGARV from the coding sequence ATGCTGCTGGCCGCGGGCCTGGGCACGCGCCTGCGCCCGCTCACCGACCACACGCCCAAGGCGCTCGTGCCCGTGGGCGGCGTCCCCATCCTGGAGCGCGTGGCCCGCCGTCTCATCGCCGCGGGCGCGGACCGGCTCGTCGTCAACACGCACCATCTCGGCGAGCAGATCGAAGCCTACGTGCGCGAGCACGGCGGCTTCGGTGTGGACGCGGTCGTCTCGCACGAGCCCGGCGAGCCGCTGGAGACGGGCGGCGGCCTGCTGAATGCCGCGCACCTGCTGCGGCGGGACGCGCCGTTCTTCATGCACAACGCCGACATCCTCACCGACCTCCCGCTCCGGGAGATGTACGAGACGCACCTCGCCTCCGGCGCACTGGCTACGCTGGCGGTGATGGAACGCCCCACCTCGAGGCACCTGCTCTTCGACGACGCCGGGTTGCTGGGGCGCACGGACGAGAAGAAGGGGCTCGACCTCCGCGTCCGCGCCGCCGTGGGCGAGGTGCGCAAGCTGGCGTTCGGCGGCGTGCACGTGATCTCGCCCGCCATCCTGGACCGCATCACGGAGCGGGGCGTGTTCACCATCCTCGACCCGTACCTGCGCCTGGCCGGCGAGGGCGCCGTCATCGCCCCGTTCCGCGTGGACGGCGCGACCTGGCTCGACATCGGCCGCCCCGAGCAGCTCGCGGAGGCGCAGCGCGTCGCCGCCGGTGGGGGAGCACGGGTGTAG